In one Haloplanus salinus genomic region, the following are encoded:
- a CDS encoding bifunctional 5,10-methylenetetrahydrofolate dehydrogenase/5,10-methenyltetrahydrofolate cyclohydrolase — translation MSGPRRLGGADPAAAVRDDTRARLDGCREAGVDPRLATLLVSDDAGARAFMDRKHDLCAEVGIDTRRIDLPADAPAERVYRAVGGVGADPTVTAVFVQVPLPSHVDEAAVRARVPPERDVDCFAHANVGRLVAGDPRVRPVPALAVDRLLSAYGVAVAGRDAVVVGRTTAIGAPIARLLCRRDATVTVCHSRTRDLGAKTRAADLLVTAAGTPGLIDGSMVSERVVVVDVSANRVEGETAVVGDVDAASVGGKAAAMTPVPGSVGPLTVTCLLHNVATVSADAAQSR, via the coding sequence GTGTCCGGGCCCCGACGATTGGGCGGCGCCGACCCTGCGGCCGCCGTCCGCGACGACACCCGCGCCCGCCTCGACGGCTGCCGCGAGGCCGGCGTCGACCCCCGCCTCGCGACGCTCCTGGTGAGCGACGACGCCGGCGCGCGGGCGTTCATGGATCGCAAGCACGACCTGTGTGCGGAGGTGGGGATCGACACCCGTCGGATCGACCTGCCGGCGGACGCGCCCGCCGAACGGGTGTATCGAGCGGTCGGAGGGGTCGGCGCGGACCCGACGGTCACCGCGGTGTTCGTGCAGGTGCCGCTCCCGAGCCACGTCGACGAGGCGGCCGTCCGGGCGCGGGTGCCGCCGGAGAGGGACGTGGACTGCTTCGCCCACGCGAACGTCGGGCGACTCGTGGCTGGCGACCCGCGGGTGCGCCCGGTTCCCGCCCTCGCGGTCGACCGACTGCTCTCGGCATACGGCGTCGCGGTGGCGGGGCGGGACGCCGTCGTCGTCGGGCGAACGACCGCAATCGGGGCGCCCATCGCACGTCTCCTGTGCCGGCGCGACGCGACGGTGACAGTCTGTCACTCACGGACCCGTGACTTGGGGGCGAAGACGCGGGCTGCGGACCTGTTGGTCACCGCGGCGGGGACGCCGGGGCTGATCGACGGGTCGATGGTCTCGGAGAGAGTGGTCGTCGTCGACGTGAGCGCGAACCGGGTGGAGGGCGAGACGGCCGTCGTCGGCGACGTGGACGCCGCGAGCGTCGGCGGGAAGGCGGCGGCGATGACGCCGGTCCCCGGCAGCGTCGGCCCGTTGACGGTGACGTGCCTGCTCCACAACGTCGCGACGGTGAGCGCCGACGCCGCTCAGTCGAGATAG
- a CDS encoding VOC family protein: MLVRLSHLALEAKDLDAVRAFYEDHFGPSPWRGTDAEVLLPVGSATATATG; encoded by the coding sequence GTGCTCGTCCGTCTCTCTCACCTGGCCCTCGAAGCGAAGGACCTCGACGCCGTGCGGGCGTTCTACGAGGACCACTTCGGCCCGTCCCCGTGGCGGGGGACGGACGCGGAGGTGCTCCTCCCGGTCGGGTCCGCGACGGCGACGGCCACTGGGTGA
- a CDS encoding DUF5779 family protein: MSEFDLDLRNAEEQLAEGEDGGSEVVLGILDGGTDPDEWVAAVDDGKILVLHVEGDLNRLAAGFAREVRDAGGTLMRFRGFLVVAPPGVGIDTDRLS; this comes from the coding sequence ATGAGCGAGTTCGACCTCGACCTCCGGAACGCGGAGGAACAGCTGGCGGAGGGCGAGGACGGCGGGTCGGAGGTCGTCCTCGGCATCTTGGACGGCGGCACCGACCCCGACGAGTGGGTCGCCGCCGTCGACGACGGCAAGATACTGGTGCTGCACGTCGAGGGCGACCTGAACCGTCTCGCGGCCGGCTTCGCCCGCGAGGTTCGCGACGCCGGCGGCACCCTCATGCGCTTCCGGGGGTTCCTCGTCGTCGCGCCGCCCGGCGTCGGCATCGACACCGACCGACTCTCCTGA
- a CDS encoding polymer-forming cytoskeletal protein — protein sequence MASDAAVRRRRLTLVLVGVLLCSLATGVAAAESVRAANGTVVVGADETVESVEAVAGSVLIHGTVRGDVSAAAGTVHVTQTGRVGGDVEVAAGAVRIDGQVDGDVSAGAGTLDVTETARIGGNVEAGAGYASFDGRVGGDVTVGAETVVLGPNAQVGGDVRYEAETLTRDPGATVEGRVIRETVEQPGGVAVVGNALGAVYGLLANLLFGATLLFAFPNFSAGVASRVGSAPARTGGVGLLALVGVPVVLVLLVITLVGIPLAVVGAVVFAGAVWAGLVYGQYAVGVRALAAVDREGRLLALVVGLVGFALLGAVPILGGLLELGALLLGLGALALGLRDAYRRRSGDRPSDGQSTLDESFDGGASS from the coding sequence ATGGCTTCCGATGCAGCCGTCCGGCGTCGCCGCCTCACGCTCGTTCTCGTTGGCGTCCTGCTGTGTTCGCTGGCGACGGGCGTCGCCGCGGCAGAGTCGGTGCGCGCCGCCAACGGGACGGTCGTCGTCGGCGCCGACGAGACGGTCGAGAGCGTGGAGGCGGTTGCGGGCTCCGTCCTGATCCACGGGACTGTGCGGGGCGACGTATCCGCCGCGGCCGGGACCGTCCACGTCACGCAGACGGGACGCGTCGGCGGTGACGTCGAAGTCGCGGCGGGGGCCGTCAGAATCGACGGCCAAGTCGACGGCGACGTGAGTGCCGGCGCCGGAACGCTCGACGTGACCGAGACGGCGCGGATCGGGGGGAACGTCGAGGCGGGTGCCGGCTACGCCTCCTTCGACGGACGGGTCGGCGGCGACGTGACTGTGGGCGCGGAGACGGTCGTTCTCGGGCCGAACGCGCAGGTCGGTGGCGACGTCCGGTACGAGGCCGAGACGCTGACCCGCGATCCGGGGGCGACCGTCGAAGGACGGGTCATCAGGGAAACTGTGGAGCAACCCGGCGGCGTGGCCGTCGTCGGAAACGCCCTCGGCGCCGTCTACGGGCTGCTGGCCAATCTGCTGTTCGGAGCCACCCTGCTGTTCGCGTTCCCGAACTTCTCCGCGGGCGTGGCGTCGCGGGTCGGGTCGGCACCCGCGCGGACCGGCGGCGTCGGGCTACTGGCGCTCGTCGGCGTGCCGGTGGTCCTCGTGCTTCTCGTGATAACGCTCGTGGGGATTCCGCTCGCCGTCGTCGGTGCCGTGGTCTTCGCGGGCGCCGTCTGGGCCGGCCTCGTCTACGGACAGTACGCCGTCGGCGTTCGCGCCCTCGCCGCCGTCGACAGGGAGGGTCGTTTGCTGGCGCTTGTCGTCGGTCTCGTGGGCTTTGCCCTCCTCGGCGCGGTGCCGATTCTCGGCGGGCTGCTGGAACTCGGGGCGCTCCTGTTGGGACTCGGAGCGCTCGCCCTCGGCCTTCGAGATGCGTATCGTCGCCGCTCGGGCGACCGCCCGTCGGATGGGCAGTCGACGCTCGACGAGTCGTTCGACGGGGGCGCCTCGTCGTAG
- a CDS encoding MFS transporter, which yields MFGSTVDAVQGFRRPVYAVAGGRLINVFGSGLVYPFATIHFHLQVGIPLAVVGLGLLANNVATATGTAVGGYLADRYGRRPVMVGSMALSALTLAAYALVTTGAGFIAVATAAGLTTGLYAPASQAMIADLTDPGERERGYGLLKVASNVGFGSGFVVGGVLYEFANTAVFVADGLTSAVVAAVLLVALPRVHDGRAAATLSESVGDWGRAITQRRLVALACLNVGFAVMYAQMQATVPVVASETLGLDSAEIGTLYVLNPLVLVVFQMPVLSAVGDWRRTRGLVASTAFWGVSFLAVLLVDFVPAVVGVGFVGAFLVLRTVGEVLHSPLVTSLASDLGHADERGSRLSLIEIAKRLGMGLGAALGGAFFDYGFAALLWPALILGCIGLAVGLLALERRVSPAENGVNG from the coding sequence GTGTTCGGATCGACAGTCGACGCCGTTCAGGGGTTTCGCCGGCCCGTCTACGCCGTCGCCGGCGGCCGCCTCATCAACGTCTTCGGCTCCGGGTTGGTCTACCCCTTCGCGACCATTCACTTCCACCTCCAGGTCGGCATTCCGCTCGCCGTCGTCGGCCTCGGCCTGTTGGCCAACAACGTCGCCACGGCCACAGGGACGGCGGTCGGCGGCTACCTCGCCGACCGCTACGGTCGGCGCCCGGTGATGGTGGGGTCGATGGCGCTGTCCGCCCTGACCCTCGCCGCCTACGCCCTCGTCACCACCGGCGCGGGCTTTATTGCCGTCGCGACCGCCGCGGGGCTGACGACGGGACTGTACGCGCCGGCGAGTCAGGCCATGATCGCCGACCTGACCGACCCCGGCGAGCGCGAACGCGGCTACGGCCTGCTGAAAGTCGCCAGCAACGTCGGCTTCGGCTCCGGCTTCGTCGTCGGTGGCGTCCTCTACGAGTTCGCCAACACCGCCGTCTTCGTCGCCGACGGTCTCACCTCCGCCGTCGTCGCGGCCGTCCTCCTCGTCGCCCTGCCGCGCGTCCACGATGGCCGCGCCGCCGCCACGCTCTCCGAGAGCGTCGGTGACTGGGGTCGGGCCATCACCCAGCGCCGACTCGTCGCTCTCGCCTGCCTCAACGTCGGCTTCGCGGTCATGTACGCCCAGATGCAGGCGACGGTGCCCGTCGTCGCCAGCGAGACGCTCGGCCTCGACTCCGCCGAGATCGGTACGCTCTACGTCCTCAACCCCCTCGTCCTCGTCGTCTTCCAGATGCCCGTGTTGAGCGCCGTCGGCGACTGGCGTCGCACCCGCGGCCTCGTCGCCTCGACGGCGTTCTGGGGCGTGAGTTTCCTCGCCGTCCTGCTGGTCGATTTCGTGCCGGCCGTCGTCGGCGTGGGTTTCGTCGGCGCCTTCCTGGTCCTCCGTACGGTCGGCGAGGTGCTCCACTCGCCGCTGGTCACGTCGCTGGCGAGCGACCTCGGCCACGCCGACGAACGCGGCTCACGGCTCTCCCTGATCGAAATCGCGAAGCGCCTCGGGATGGGCCTCGGCGCCGCCCTCGGCGGCGCCTTCTTCGACTACGGGTTCGCGGCCCTGCTCTGGCCGGCGCTGATACTCGGCTGTATCGGCCTCGCGGTCGGCTTACTAGCACTCGAACGCCGGGTGTCGCCCGCGGAGAACGGCGTGAACGGCTAG
- a CDS encoding ribbon-helix-helix domain-containing protein, whose amino-acid sequence MTEYTTVSIPKELGDRVEETIEGTSFSSTSDLVRFLLRSIVIQYQRRGELTEAEFEEITDQLADLGYLD is encoded by the coding sequence ATGACGGAGTATACGACGGTTTCCATTCCGAAGGAACTCGGCGACCGCGTCGAGGAGACCATCGAAGGGACCAGTTTCTCCAGCACGAGCGACCTCGTTCGCTTCCTTCTGCGGAGTATCGTCATCCAGTACCAGCGCCGCGGCGAGTTGACCGAGGCGGAGTTCGAGGAGATCACCGACCAACTGGCCGACCTCGGCTATCTCGACTGA
- a CDS encoding DUF5789 family protein: MAARPPQQDTSSPDAVEFGIAALVGHLDHADLEYPATSDEIVRALGDPDIPYDGSGGSVALSEAMDALPKRTFESESELLDLLHPVFEEYRVSSGGSILGRLRSMLPF, from the coding sequence ATGGCAGCCAGGCCGCCACAACAGGACACGTCGTCACCGGACGCGGTCGAATTCGGCATCGCCGCACTGGTCGGCCATCTCGATCACGCCGACCTCGAGTATCCGGCGACCAGCGACGAAATCGTCCGGGCGCTCGGCGATCCCGACATCCCTTACGACGGCTCGGGAGGGAGCGTCGCGCTGTCGGAGGCCATGGACGCGCTCCCGAAGCGGACCTTCGAGTCCGAATCGGAGCTTCTCGACCTGCTTCACCCGGTGTTCGAGGAGTACCGCGTCTCTTCGGGCGGAAGTATTCTCGGCCGTCTCCGGTCGATGTTGCCTTTCTAA